The genomic interval GCCTAAAAACCCCTACGACTACTAGGGCGTCGGTACAGAAACCGGGTTTCTTCTGTGAGATGCTCAAGTTTCGTTGAATATCCTCACCAGAAACCCGGTTTCTCGAAATACTAACCACCCGTTCAGCTGAGCGCCCTTCGGCTCTAGCTCAGGTCGAAGACTCACGCGAAACCCCTCACCCCACATCATAAGACTGGGGCTTACCGATCGGAAAACCGCTGTAAACCAGACTCCAGGCTAAAGTCCATCTGGCTTTTAATCTCTCATCAGAAGGCTCAAAGCCTTTTGATACTTTTCATTTCGGATTAAGTCAGCTTCTGTAACCGTCTGTAATCGGCTTAAATTCATATTGTCTTGCAGGTCTGCGATTTTAACCGTGGCGGCGATCGGATTTTGTTTTACACGCTGAATAAATTCAAAATAGTCTTCCCCTTCCAATCGACTCAGGGTCTTTACCGCAACTGCAACCGTGGTTCCAAAACGGGCTTCTAATGCTTCAAAGGTAATATGGGTATCTTCTAAGGTGTCATGGAGAACCGCGATGATTTTCTCAGTCTCCCCTTCAACAAGCCCCATGACACGCAAAGGATGCTCAATATAATCTTTTCCAGCTTTGTCCACCTGTCCTGAATGAAGC from Kovacikia minuta CCNUW1 carries:
- a CDS encoding HD domain-containing protein, which translates into the protein MRSKLEEAVELATQLHSGQVDKAGKDYIEHPLRVMGLVEGETEKIIAVLHDTLEDTHITFEALEARFGTTVAVAVKTLSRLEGEDYFEFIQRVKQNPIAATVKIADLQDNMNLSRLQTVTEADLIRNEKYQKALSLLMRD